The genomic window AGCGCGGATACGGAACTTGAAAGAAGAGTCGATGCCGACCACTCTATCGTAGGGTTCATCACTACTGGGAGTGTAAGCTTGCGAGTAAGATGTGGAGCCATCGTCGTTGATTAGATTAGGAGCGCCTCTCGGATTTGTATACCCCATTCCATCACGATTAATGTCAACATTGTAATCGCCACGCTCGCCACCCCAATCATCTGGTTCATCCCAATGCACTGTGATCTGGTCATTGGCATCGACAGTTACAGAAACATTCTGCGGTTGGGAAGGAGCACTTACACGAGGTTCATATTGGATGTAGTCTGTCCAATGATCATATGCAGCGCCACAACAAGTATTTTGATCCATTGTCTGATCGGCGATATCTTCTGGCTGATTAACATTCACTATTTCAATGCTGGTGACAGGGTTGTTTGTGTCTAAGTTGGCTGTGTAATTCTTGACTGTTCCGGTTGACAGGTTTTCCCACCTGATATCATATGTTCCAGCACTGTAGTCGAAAGTCAAAGTTACCTCATGCCAATCATTATAATTAGAGCTTGAGTAGGCATCTACTCCTGATGAACCGTCCGTATATGTCCAGCCAGGATTAGTAGTTCCAAAACCACAAACACGGTTTCCGGAACTATCAAACAACTGGTAAGCTGCCCCATGGCTATTACTTGTCTCCTTATAATATATTCGGAACTTGCTTATTTCTTCGCCAAAACCCCGTTCAGCCATCAAATAATTATCATAATTAGTTCCATGGTCTCCATGCGCACTGTAAGAACCGGAATAAGAAGTAGAGTCTGTATTCAAGCCACTAACATTATTCCACTCAGCAAGATCATTATCCTCAAAATCATCCAAAACATTACTCAGTGCCATCTAAACACACTAAATCAACTTAAATCTTTCCTAAACCAGATTTTGTGATTTTCAGGGTTTTGAGGATCAGTTCGTCTCACATCAATTTCAGATAGGTCTAAATTAGTTTTTCTCTTGTTGAAGGTTTGTAGTAGTTGTTCTATCATGCCTGGGAGAGAAGATAGAGAGAGTGCTGCGGCGCCTGTACCTAAGCCGAGTACTTTCAGGAATTCTCTGCGTGAAGTCTTTTCTTCTCCCATCATTGTACCTCTTTTAGTCTAAGTTTGTGCAGTATACGATTTGTCCTGTTGTGGAAGGACCGTTACTGCTGCAGTCTCTTTTGTCTAAGACTGCATTTTTGATTTCGTTTTTGTTTAAATCTAGGTTTCCGTTCGGTATTTCTATGCTGCCGCCGTTATTAAGATACATTAAATGCTCGTTTGTTCCAACTTTGTCATGGATTACTAACCTGTTATTACTACCAGTTTGATCTTCTATTCTCCAGTTTGTGCCTCCTAAATCTATGTAAGCTCCGGAGTTTAATCTCATGTTTCCACCAACATCTAACGCTGTTCCACTGACGCCCGGACTAGCTATGTCAAGATTTCCGTTGGGGACTTCGACACCCCCACTATCTGGAATGATAATTTCATCGTTTCCTGTGTTGAAATTAAAGATGGAGAGACCATTCTTGTTGTTTGAGTAACCTAAGTTGTAGAGATCGTTACTATTTCTCTGGAAACGAATATTGACATTATTGCTTGATTCTGTGCTTTCCAGGGTTAGAGGAGTACTACTAGATTGGGTTATATCCAAATCGCCGTTCGGTATTTCTATGTTTCCTCCTGGTTTTGCTGTTAATGTGTTGGTTTCTCCGGGTTGGAGTTTGATGTTTCTTGATCCGCTGTTTGTTCCTATGTTGTATCCGTTGTCGGTGATGTTGTGGGTTGCCCAGTATGTTGATGTTGATTCTTCTGTTACCAGGAACTTTGCGTTGGCGGCTGATGCATCGATTATATCGCCGTTTCCAGGGTTGTTTACTGTTAGTTTTCCGTTTGGTATTTCCATGTTTCCGTTTTGCCGCATTATGAGGTTTACGTTTGTATCGTCGTAGAATCTGAAGCTTCCGTCTGTTGAGTATTCTCTTCCTATCCAGGAGTTGCCGTCTCCGTCGTTATCCATGTATTCGATTCTGCTGGGGTTGACAAGCTGGTTTCCGTTCAGGTCTAGGTTGCCGTTTGGTATTTCTACATTTCCACCTTCTTTGAGTCTTAAAATGTCTTGGTTGTTGTTTGTGTCTATGATTTGGATGTTTTGTCCGCCTGTCATTATCTGATCTGGTGCTATTATGTTGTTTGTGCCTAGTAGGTCTATTGATCCGTTGATGCTGTCGCCGTTTGCTCTTACGAAGTTGTTTTGTGTCCAGTTGAGGTTTGCTGCGTCTCGTGAGTTTTCCGGGTTTTTGAGGTTGGTTATTTTGTTTGTTCCCATGTTGATTGTTGTGTTGGCTTTGTTGCCTTCGTTGAGTATTTGTGAAAGGTTTTGGCTTCCTGATATTCCGTTTAACTGGTTGTCTACATAGTTTTTGGGTGCTGCGTCTGAATTGGATTGTGGTGTTGGTAGTCCTGTTATGTTGTTGCTTTTAGCGTTTAGTCTGCCGTTTAAGGTGTCTCCTTCTTTGTTGAGGTATGTGCTGTCTGCGTATCCTTTGGTCATTGGTGCTGATGTTGATCCTGGGTTGGGTAGTCCTTCGATTGTGGTTCCGTCGTTTAGTTGTATGTCTGTGTAGAATTGGACTGGGTCTGGGTCTCGGAATTCTAGGTCTGCGGCTGCTGGAACTGCTAGAAGACCGGTGATCAGGGTTAATACGAGTATTTTGTTGTTTAGCATGTTTGTCCCATGCAGAGGTTGTTGTCTGGTTTTATTTCTGTAAGGTTGAGGGTTCCATCAACGGTATTGTTTTCTTCACTTACATATCCTTCGAGGCTTCCCTCTTCGACGCCGCAGTTTCCACCTATGCAACCCCATTCTACCGAGTTGGTTTCGAGGGCTCCAGTCATCTCATCTCCGCTACGGTTGACATATTCTCTTACACGGTTGTCGTCTGTTGGACCGGAGTCCCCGCAGTTTCCGCCTAGACAGATATCTGAGTTCGTAGCTCGGAATGTAGAATTTGATTCAAGGGAACTGATTTCGCCCCCGCCGATTAACAGGTAAGGTATCTGGATGCTGTCCAGTTGTACTGGCAGCCTGATATCCGTTGTTTGCTTGATGTTAGGTACTTCTGCACGGTCGTAGACTACTGTAAATGTGAAATCGTTGCATTCTTCTGTTTTAGTTGCTCCACCTAAGTTGAATGGTTCGCTGCTTCTATAAAGTGCTTTACTTTGATTATTGTACAGTGTTTCGTTTCCTTCTATGATTATCTGGTCGATTACTACTTCTTCTGCTACCATGCTTTGAAGGGATAATGCTAGTTCTTGGCTTGTGGTTATACCCATCTCAGAGATTTTTACATCTCTTGTGCCAAGTGATTGGGGTTCAAGGTTACATGGGTCTGGTATCTGGGTGTATACCGTGCCGCTTATCAATGCTACTGCTACAACCATCCAACCGTAGTTTGCCAGGTATTCGATTGAGGACTGTCCTTTCCAAACTGCCACAAGGTTTATTCGGTGTTATTTGGATTAAAACCCATCGGTCAATAGAAAGGAAAAGAAGAATAATATAGTAGCTAGAACAGGTTGCTGATGCTGTCAATGATGTCTTGGAAAAGGCTGCCTAAACTATTCGATGATGTGAATTGACCTGTTATTGTTTCGCTTGGTCCTAGTTGGATGGTTCTGCTGCCGGTGAATTCTTCTCCATCATCTGTGACTGTTGCGGTGACTGTGTATTCTCCTTCTGGCAGGATGCTGGTCCTGTAGTTTCTTACCAGTACATCGTAGATCCTCTCTGTCTCTGTGTTGCGGTAGACCTCATCGCCTTCACTGTCGATCACGCTGGTTGTTATGCTGACCTGGTTGGATGTGTCTGGTTTTTCTTCGTCCCAGAGCTTGACATCGTAGCTTATCCTCTCATCTGCGGTTGATTTGTGGAGTATTGCGACGCTGTAGTCACTTGCTCCTGTATCCTCGATATTTAGGTTCAGTGGTATGTTCAGTGTCTGGTTGTTCCACTGAAGTGTCAGGTTGCCTGTATAATTTCCAGGTACTGAGCCGTTAATCTGGAGAGGCAGGTTGTTCTCTCCTTTCTTAGCTGTGAAGTTAGCCGGTACTGACACGATTTCGGATACATTTCCGGTTACACTTGTGGTGATGTTTGTGTCTTCCGAGACATTGAATGTCAGGTTGTAACTGTCATCTATCCCTGGTTCTATATCCAGGTCTACTTCGTTGTCTCCTGTCTGGATTCTTTCTTCAATGCTTTCTTCCTCTTCTTCATCTGTTGTGGTGAAGCTGCCTCCGAAGCCGCCTCCACCACCTCCACCGCCTCCTCCGCTGGATGAGCCGCCTGAGTCTTCATCGTCGCCGCCTCCGTCGTTGTCTGAGTTGGAGGATACTGTGATGTTGTAGCTTTGGATTGCTGTGTCTGTTCCATCTGATACTTGGATTTCGACTTTGTATTCTCCGGTGTTGCTTGGGGTCCAGGTTATCTTACCGGTGTTGTTGTTTATGCTCATGCTTTGCGGTGCAGTGTTGAGTGAGTATTCTAGTGTGTCTCCGTCTGGGTCTGTGGCTTGGGCATCGTAGGTGTATTGTTGGTTGACGGTTGCTGTTGTTTTGAAGCTGGTTGATGTGAAGCTTGGAGCGTTGTTTCCTGTTACTTCTATCCGCACTGATTCAGTTGCTGTTGATCCGTTGTCGTCTGTCAATGTCAGGGTTGCTGTGTAGTTTCCTGGTTGTGTGTATGTGTAGTTGGTTTCTATGCCGTTTGCTTTGCCTCCTTCTCCGAAGCTCCAGTTGTACTGTGTTATGCTTCCATCAGGGTCTGCACTGTTTGAAGCGTTGAAATTTACTGTTAGTGGTGCTTTTCCTTTTGTTTTATTGACTGTTATCTCTGGATGAGGGATTTGGTTTTTCGGTGCTTTGTTTACTGTCAAGCTGTAGCTTTGTGTGGTGCTGTTTGTTCCATCTGATACATTTAGTGTGACTTGGTGTGGTGAGTTATCGGCGTTGTTGTTTGTTGGTGTCCAGGTTACCTCTCCGTTTTGATTGATTGTCATGTTGGCAGGTCCTTGTTCTTTCGTGTATGTGAATGATGCTGCTCCGTTGTCGGGGTCGCTTACGGATAGCTGGTAGTAGTACTGTGTGTATGCGTCTACAGTGGTTTGTGGGTTTGATGTGATTGTTGGCGGGTCGTTTACGGGGTTGACTGTGATTTCAAAGTTGTTGCTGGTTGTTGCGCCGTAAGGGTCTGTTGCTTGGACTGTTACTGTGCATGTTCCGTGGAAGTTGGTGTTTGGTGCGATGTCTATCTCGTTTTCATCGATGCTGACGCCGCATTTGTCTGAGGAGACATCTATTGATACATCTAGGTTGTTGTATGTTGATTCTGCGTCGGATACGAAGTTCACTAAGTTCACATAATCGTATTCTGTGGTGTCTTCGTCAAGTGTTACATCTGGTATTTCGGAGACTGTTGGAGCTGTATTTTTCTCAGTTACTGTGACTGTCATCGAGTCTGAGTCTGTTGCTCCTGCAGTATCGGTGGCTGTGAAGGTGATCGATTCTGTGCCTGTCCATCCACTGGTTGAAGTTATGTTTACGTCGTGTGTATCCGGATCAATGTTGACATCTAGGTTTTGGTTGTCTTCTGCTCCATTAGATGTCCAGCTAATCTCCGATGCCAGGTCTTGCTGGTCTGATACGTAATTGTCTAGGTTGATATCGTTGTTGGTGTCTCCTTCGACTATTTTCTTGTTAGGGATATCAAGTACTTTTGGAGCAGTGTTGTTGTTCTGGATTACTACTGATTTTTGTAAAGGATCTGAGGTGGTTGATTCTATGGTTAATGAGCCGCTGCTCGTTGTATATCCAGTCTTGGAGACATTGAATGTGTAGCTGCCTTTAGTCAGTTTGGTGATCTCTGTGTTTCCGTTGGAGTCTGTTTGATTTGTTCTATCGTTTATTTTGACTTCTGCATTGTTTACTGGGTCTCCGTTTGTGTCTACTACGTTGAATTCTACTTTCCATTTTGGTTCTTCGGCTACATCTATTTCTAGGTTGGCAGTATCTGGAGAGGTAGGAGGGTTTTCGCCTTCTGTTTGGACTGATTCGCCGGCAACTTCTACAGTGTATGTTCCTGCGCTCTTTGGAGTCCAGCTGAATGAGAATGATTCTGCATCCTGTTCGTTTTGGTTAGCAGGTAGTTGTTCGGTGCTGAAGTTTACTTCTTGACCGTCACTGTCTCTTACAGTGTAGTTTACATCAGTCTTCACTGCAGTTTTGTCGTAATCGTTGTCGGCGTAGTTGCTTATCTTGCTGTAAGTGAATGTCTGTTGCTGTGTTGCTTTTGGATGGTTGTCCTGTATGTCTAGGTCGTTGATTAAGGTGTAGTACTCGTTCTGCGGTCTTTCCTCGTGTACTGTGATGGGTTCCTTGTCTGTGGAAAGTATGTTGGTGCTGCTGCACTGTGGGTCAATTACTTCGGTTGACGCTTGGACAGTGTAGTTCTCTGACTTGCTTGGAGTCCATCCAAACTCGACTTGGTCGGTCTCATTCATGTAGATGTTCTTCTGCTGCTCGGCAGTGTGAACAGGGTTTCCATCCGTATCAGTTACTTCTAGACTGATATTTGTATTAGCGGAGTAGTACTGATCCTTGTATGCCTCAGGTACATGATCTACAGGCCCTGCTTCCTCGAAAGCACTGGAAACCGTTGATTCTGCAGTCGCAGATACGTCTACCGTCAACGGTTCATTGGCATAAACATCGTTGGTAACTGAAAATGAATCGACTGTAGCTGAGCACTGTGAAATCTTCTCGAATTGGACATCCGTAGTGTTTCCACCGCATGATCCTGAACCACCACAGCTCCAGTCTGCGTATGCCTCTACAGGCACATATCCTGGTGATACATGGTAGACTGCGTAGCCATGGTCTTGGAGCTCTGCGGGGTAATCGATAGTTATCTCTCCATTACTGGTGGTGCCTGAGTCCAGAATGTTTCCTCCGAAATCTCCGACATTGCTGCAGTCGGTCGAGTTAAGGCAGTTGAACGCCATTACCTCGACATCATCGACATTATAATCATAATTTATCGTAGCCTGAGCTGCTGCAACACTTGTTAATGCAGCTGCAAACACTATCAGTAAACCTATTTTGCTGCCTATTTTTCTTTTCATTGTACTCCGCCTCCTCTGTCTTCTCCGCCCTGTAGACCGCCATTATCGCCGCCTCCGGAATCGTCGTCTTCATCATCGTCATTTGAACTGGATGAGATTGTGCTGCCGATTTCTTGATTGATTACTTCTGTTGGCATTTTGTCGAATGGTTTGCCTCTTTTTTCTAGGTATTCCATGATGTCGCTGAATTGCTCTTCTTTTATTTCATCTATAGGAGCTAAGTTGTCTATGAAGTTTTCTCTGGTTATTCCTAGTTCTTTGACTGGGGCTGCCGCTGCTTCTAAGTAGTCGAAGGCTTCTTCGTTTAAGTCTCTGTCTTTGAATTCGGAGCTGTCTTCCGTCATGTATTCATGGGCAATATTGTATATTGCCGTGGAGGATTCTAGAATATTGAATTTCTCTTTTCTATCTTCAAGCCGGTCATTGAATGCTTTTTCAGCAATTTTTTGGACCTTGCTGTTGTTTTCTGGGAACATCGTAGCAAGGTTGTGCATGTCTACGACCAGGTCTTCAAAGACATCTTCCCGGGAGCCTGTTAGTATTTTCTCTACTCTTCTTCCTAAGCTGTTTTCGTTGAATAATGGATTCCTGAGGTGGTAATGGCTGTCTGAATCTTCGATTAGTTTGTTGGCGGTTTTGAAGGCTCCGTCTCTGTGGTTTTTCCAGTCTTTGAAGTCTAGAGTTGTTGTTAGAGTTCTGTCGTTTATGTCGGATCTCCTTTTTATTTTGACTTTTCCTTCATCGGAGATTGAAATATCCTTCAAGTTGTCATCTTCGTTGAAGGCTCCGTAACTCCGCATAGGATTCATGTTATAGTTTTGTTCATTCGGACCTCTACCAAGCCCGATAATTGTATCGTTATCTACACCATCTCCTGACCAGTCGTCTTCGTATGGATTATCTGGTAGTTCGAAGCTACTTTTGTTGTCTGTTCTATGGTTCATCCATTCTACTTCGGTTTCGCTTATCTCTTGGTCCTTGTTTAGTACTCCGGCAAGGATGTATCTGGATCCATCTTGAACTGTATGATCTCCGTCTTGAATAGATTGGTCGGAGTTTTCATAGGCTAGTCCTACATCGTAGGCTTGTTCAACTATTTGGAATGCCTCAATGTTCTCTTCCTGGACACGGTTCATCAACTGTTCGGTTTGTCCGTTTTGTACTACATCGTCGTAGATGTCGATGAACTTGCCGAACTCGAAGTCTGGTTCGTACTCTGAGCTAGTACTTGTTTCGGTGCTGACATTGTTGTCGTACCATTCGGAAGCAGTTTCCAAGTCTTTCAATGTTTCAGCTGTATCTCTAGCTTCATCTTCTGATACAGAGCTTAAAGCCCTGTAGAATTCGGTTCTAGAGTTTGAAGACGAGTGGTGCTGTTCGTTGTCGACGAGAAGGTCGGTGATATTGATTTCTCCGCTAAAGGCGTCGCTTATAGCGCCTTCATCAAGACTTGTTCCATCTTCATCAAGGTAAGTTTCATCAAAGAATCCGTCATGAATTGTTTCATACGCCTCCTGCGCGCTAAGCGCCTCCGAACCCGAATCAATGTATTCACTGCTCTCCAGAACTGTCTCATGTCCGGATTCAAAGAAATGCTCCTGAACATCATCTACGTGATCATTGTCGGAAATACTGCCAAAGAAATACTCTTCCAAGCTCCCGCTATCATAATTTAACACTAAACCATCGTCTCTACTCGTACCAACACTCCCAGTCTCATCTGCCGCAGTCTTAGGCTTCGAAGAGTTAAGATCCATCGGATCTTTGGATCCAGGCAAACCATCAGAATCATCTTGTCTCCTTCCACCTAAGTAGACTGAAATACCTGAAGCTGCGGCAAGCGCACCTACGGCTACCATAGTTCTTCTATCTATATTTATATTGGTATAACTAGATTCTCCGTTATCTTCATTTCCAGACAATGGATTTTTTGGAATCATTTAGTAAAAACCCTCTCCCCTATTTACAATTATTAAGTAACAAAAACTTATATAGTTGCCTGTAGTCACGATTTTTTAAGAAACATAAAATAAAACCAGATTAAAACATCAGTTGCATTATACTATATACACAACTCTACACCGTTATCTGGCTTCTAAAGCTCAAATAGTTGATTTTTCTCTGAACATAACCTCTTCCAAGGTTATATCGGAAAACTGTTGATCTAACATAACTTTCCGGCATCAATGTGTCAAAATATCCTGAATATTCGCCTATTGTTGCAGTGATTCTGGTCAGTATTTTAACCTGTACAAACTCCAAACATCTCTATGAACTCAAAAATCCTATACGCCGGTATTATCCTACTTTCCCTAGCTATAGCAGTTTTCAGCCTTCAATCCCTTCAAAATAGTACTCCAGAGGTTGAAGACCGAAATGTGTCTGTGGTAGCTGAGGACCTGGATGTGCCATGGGGTATCGAATTTCTCCCTGACGGAGATATGCTTGTGACGGAGCGTCCCGGGAATCTGGTTTTAGTCGAACGAGAGAACGGCAGCCTCGAGAGAACTTACAGGATACAAG from Candidatus Nanohalobium constans includes these protein-coding regions:
- a CDS encoding twin-arginine translocation signal domain-containing protein; translation: MGEEKTSRREFLKVLGLGTGAAALSLSSLPGMIEQLLQTFNKRKTNLDLSEIDVRRTDPQNPENHKIWFRKDLS
- a CDS encoding putative Ig domain-containing protein, giving the protein MKRKIGSKIGLLIVFAAALTSVAAAQATINYDYNVDDVEVMAFNCLNSTDCSNVGDFGGNILDSGTTSNGEITIDYPAELQDHGYAVYHVSPGYVPVEAYADWSCGGSGSCGGNTTDVQFEKISQCSATVDSFSVTNDVYANEPLTVDVSATAESTVSSAFEEAGPVDHVPEAYKDQYYSANTNISLEVTDTDGNPVHTAEQQKNIYMNETDQVEFGWTPSKSENYTVQASTEVIDPQCSSTNILSTDKEPITVHEERPQNEYYTLINDLDIQDNHPKATQQQTFTYSKISNYADNDYDKTAVKTDVNYTVRDSDGQEVNFSTEQLPANQNEQDAESFSFSWTPKSAGTYTVEVAGESVQTEGENPPTSPDTANLEIDVAEEPKWKVEFNVVDTNGDPVNNAEVKINDRTNQTDSNGNTEITKLTKGSYTFNVSKTGYTTSSGSLTIESTTSDPLQKSVVIQNNNTAPKVLDIPNKKIVEGDTNNDINLDNYVSDQQDLASEISWTSNGAEDNQNLDVNIDPDTHDVNITSTSGWTGTESITFTATDTAGATDSDSMTVTVTEKNTAPTVSEIPDVTLDEDTTEYDYVNLVNFVSDAESTYNNLDVSIDVSSDKCGVSIDENEIDIAPNTNFHGTCTVTVQATDPYGATTSNNFEITVNPVNDPPTITSNPQTTVDAYTQYYYQLSVSDPDNGAASFTYTKEQGPANMTINQNGEVTWTPTNNNADNSPHQVTLNVSDGTNSTTQSYSLTVNKAPKNQIPHPEITVNKTKGKAPLTVNFNASNSADPDGSITQYNWSFGEGGKANGIETNYTYTQPGNYTATLTLTDDNGSTATESVRIEVTGNNAPSFTSTSFKTTATVNQQYTYDAQATDPDGDTLEYSLNTAPQSMSINNNTGKITWTPSNTGEYKVEIQVSDGTDTAIQSYNITVSSNSDNDGGGDDEDSGGSSSGGGGGGGGGGFGGSFTTTDEEEEESIEERIQTGDNEVDLDIEPGIDDSYNLTFNVSEDTNITTSVTGNVSEIVSVPANFTAKKGENNLPLQINGSVPGNYTGNLTLQWNNQTLNIPLNLNIEDTGASDYSVAILHKSTADERISYDVKLWDEEKPDTSNQVSITTSVIDSEGDEVYRNTETERIYDVLVRNYRTSILPEGEYTVTATVTDDGEEFTGSRTIQLGPSETITGQFTSSNSLGSLFQDIIDSISNLF